A segment of the Pseudomonas serboccidentalis genome:
GTTGTATCACCGATGCCAATGCCGATGCGCTGCTGGGTGCCTTTCCCGAATTGCAAACGTTACGCGTCAATGCGACCGGCGGATCATTCAGCAACCTCCCTGCTGCCTTGCAGCAGATGCCACAGCTGACAGATTTGACGATTTACAGCGCGACACCGTTAGCAACCGACATGCCACAGCGCCTGGGCCAACTGACCCGACTCGAAGCATTGACGGTGTGTTCGGCCGGTTATCAGCCGATCACCTTCGACGTCAGCCGGATGCGTCGTCTGCGCAAGCTGGAAATCGCTGCCTACTCATTGCTGGAGTGGCCGACCGGCGCACTGGAACTGCCCGATCTCGAGCGCCTGAATCTCAGGGACACGGGGGTCAGCACCTTACCCCAAGGCATGCTGCAGGGGCATGGAAAACTCTGGTCAGGGCTGTCGCTGGACTGGTCGCGCTTCTCGCGCGAGTCTTTCAAGGGCGCGTACGAATACGTCAAGACCCACCCCGAACACCTGATCGATCAAGAGATGATGCTCAGAGACTATTGCAAGGGGGAGCTGAGGCGTTTGGGTGAGGGCGTGAATGAATCGCTGGAGAGCATGCAGAACCGCTTTTTTCAACAGTGGACCGATGCCCATCAGCGGTTCACCGCGATCGAGGCCTTGAGCGAGCAATATGCAGCGCTGGAAGCGCAGTTGTACGAGTGGTCGCACCAACTGTCGCCTACCCAGGAAAACCTGCTGGAGAGCATTCACCGTTCGAACGCCGCGAATGCCCTGAGAACCAACTGGCGCAAGGGCCTGTTCAAACGTTATGGCTCGTCGATCAGTGCCTCGACCGTGGACTTGTCGGGGCTGATGCTCACGGAGCTTCCTGCGTTACCGGCCGGCACGTTTTCACATGTGCGCAGCTTGCTCCTGCACGGCCAGCGAGCCAGTGCCGTGCAGGTGAGGCGATTTGTCAGCGCCTTCAGCGAGGTACAAACCCTTGACCTGAGCGACAACGGATTGCGCGAATGTCCGATTGAACCCGGTGAGCTGCCCCGGCTTTCCCGGCTTAATCTCGCAGACAACCGGCTGACCGAGTGGCTGCCGATGCAACAGACCCTGGAGACGTTGCCGGCGCTTGAGTATCTGGATTTGCACAACAATCCACTGACCGAGCTTGAGGTCAGCGGCCTGACGCGTTTGAAGGCATTGAGCCTGCGGGATACGCATTTGCAAGCCTGGCCCCAAGGCGCAGAAGGCCTGCGGCAGTTGACCTGGGTGGATTTGCGCAACAGCAAGATCTCTACGCTGCCAGGGACATTTCTGCACAGCACAGCGTTGATCCATACCAACCTGGCAGGGACGCCGTTGACTCCGGACACGGTTGCAGCACTGCAAGTGGCGCGACGTCGAATCGAGTTCGAGATCGGCTTGCCGGACGGTGCGTTGCAGGCGTTTGCTCAAGAGCCTGTCCCGTCCCGCTTCCCGCCCTCCGAAGACGGGCTGTCGGTGGCCCGGCATCTGCTGCCATTGCCACAGGCCCCGGTCGGCGAAGGGTCTGCGTTGATGATCAAGCAACTGCAGCGCATGCAGCCGGGGTTCTCCGACGCGCAAGCGTTGCAGGCTATTGAGCAACTGCAACTGAGCGGGTTGTCGCAGGCTGAGGTCGGCCAGCGGATCGCCGCCTGGAACCAGACCTTTGAGACGCTGGTACGCAGCCTCAATGGCTGGTTGTATACCCGCGAGACTCAGGGCCCCGGCTGGATGATCTCCTCGCAAAATCGCAGTCTGGCCGCTTGGCGCATCCTCAGTTGCTGGCGGGCGCGACTGCCCGGCGCAATTGAATCGACGCATGTCGTGCTGGACCTCAACGGCTTGCAGTTGGGCGATTTGCCGACGCTGCCGGAAGATTTCGCGCATGTCACCTCCGTGAACCTGACGGGCGCGAGAGTGACGGCCGACGGCTCCAACGGGTTCCTCGGTGCTTTCGCCCAGGCGCGGGCTTTGGTGCTTAACGGCAATGAACTGGAAACCTTGCCCGAAGCGGTCAGGCGCATGACTGGGCTTGAGCGACTGGAGTTGTCCAGCAACCGTTTCTATAACCCGGAACCCTTGTACGAAGCCCTGTCCGGTCATGCGCGCCTGACCTGGCTGGATCTGAGCTACAACAACCTCGAATCGTTCGAGGTCAACTACTTCGAACAACTGGAGGCGCTCGATCTGAGCAGCAACAATCTGATCGATTGGCCAGCCGGGGCACTCAATGCCGAGCATCTGCAGACACTGAACCTGAGCCGCAACGACATCACGACGATTCCCGAAGGAGCGTTTGACGGTAGCCATGAGTTGCTGCTGGACGGTATCGACCTGACCGACAATTACTATCTCTCGGAAGATAGCCTCGAGCGACTTCGAGCCTATCAGGCCGCAAGCGGGCGCGAACGGGTTCTGGGTTTTTCGCAAGCTGAACTTGCAGAAATGGAAGATGATCTTGCCGGCGGACTGACCGAAACGACCGACAGCATCGAGTCGGATGAGATACTTCCTGGCGAGCAGGCGCATGCGCAACAAAAAGCGCCATGGCTGGCTAACCTCGCACCGGACGAGATGATTGCCCGCGACAAACTCTGGGATCAACTGGCCGCAGAGCCGGAGAGCGGCGCGTTCTTTCATTTGCTTGAGCGGTTGCAGGATTCGCGGGAATTTCGAGTGGCAAACGCTGACCTGACCCGACGGGTCTGGGTGGTCATGGAGGCTGCGGCCAGCAATACCGAACTCAGAGAGATCATCTTCGCCAGCTCCACGACCCACGGCACCTGCGTCGACGGACGTATCCTGACGTTCAGTGGTCTGGAGAGCAAAGTGTTCATCCACAATGTCTTGCTCGACCTCCCGGAACGCGGTGCCACGGTTCGGGGTAAAGCCTTGCTGACGTTGTCGCGGCAACTCTTCCGGCTGGACAGGGTAGACGAACTGGCAAGAGCCGCCTCCGCACGCAGCGGCTTCGACGAAGCGGAGGTGCGCCTGGGCTACCGTATCGGTTTGACGGGCGGTTGGGAGGATGGACTGGAACTCCCCGGGCAGCCGAAGAACATGTCGTTCGCCTCTGGTGTCACCCCGCAACAGCTGCTCAACGCTCGAGCCGAGGTGGTTACCGCCGAACGCTCTGACAGGTTTCTTGAATACCTTATCCAGCGTGATTACTGGATGGATTTTCTCAAGGAACAACAGCCTGACGCGATCCGGGAGCTGGACGAAACGTCATTGTCGGAGGAGGGCGGGGAAGAAGGATTATCTGCCGATGATCCAGAGTATGTGACCCGGTTGTTCGACCACATGGCAGCGCGTAACGCCAGGTTGATCGAACTGTCGCGCCAGGAGGTCGAGCTCATCGGCTCAGCTGCCGACAACGAGCCCGTCCCCGGTTCGTCAAAACACCTGACAGGTGCTTGACGCTTAACGACCGCTCAACCTGCGCCGCCGGTTTGCCCGGCGGCGCAGATTATCGATCGGCGCCCGGTCAGTTGTCGTAACCCAGGTTCGGCGCCAGCCAACGCTCGGTCACGCTCAGGTCCTGGCCTTTGCGCGAGGTGTAGCTTTGCACTTGGTCCTTGTCGATCTTGCCCACGGCAAAGTATTGCGCCTGCGGATGGGCGAAATACCAACCGCTGACCGCTGCCGCCGGGAACATCGCGTAGTGTTCGGTGAGGAACACGCCGCTGCGGCCAGCGCGCATTTCGCTGGCTTCAGGGTCGAGCAGGGTGAACAGCGTGGCTTTTTCGGTGTGATCCGGGCAGGCCGGGTAGCCCGGTGCCGGACGAATACCGGTGTACTGCTCTTTGATCAGTGCTTCGTTGTCCAGCACTTCGTCCTTGGCATAGCCCCAGTGTTCCTTACGCACCTGCTGGTGCAGCCACTCGGCGCAAGCCTCGGCCAGACGGTCGGCGAGGGCCTTGACCATGATCGAGTTGTAGTCGTCGCCAGCGTCCTGATACGCCTTGGCCACTTCTTCGGCGCCGATGCCGGCGGTGGTGATGAAACCACCAACGTAGTCGGTCACTTCGCTGTCCTTCGGCGCGACGAAATCGGCCAGCGAGAAGTTCGGCTTGCCGTCGGTCTTGATGATCTGCTGACGCAGGTGATGCAGGCGCGCCATTGGCTTGCCGTCATCGCCGTACAGTTCGATGTCGTCGTCATGCACCTGGTTGGCCGGCCAGAAGCCGAACACCGCACGGGCGCTGATCAACTTCTCGTCGATCAGCTTGGTGAGCATCTCGCGGGCGTCCTTGTACAGCGCGGTGGCGGCTTCACCGACCACTTCGTCTTCAAGGATGCGCGGGAACTTGCCGGCCAGGTCCCAGGAGATGAAGAACGGCGTCCAGTCGATGTACTCGGCCAGAACGTTGAGGTCGATATTGTCCAGCACCCGGGTGCCGGTGAAGGTCGGTTTGACCGGGGTGTAACCGGCCCAGTCGAACTGCGGCTTCTTGGCAATCGCCGCCGCGTAGCTCAGGCGTTCGGTGCGGGCGCTGCGGTTGGCGGTGCGCTCGCGTACATCGACGTAATCGGCACGGGTCTTCTCGACGAAACCGGCCTTCAGCTCCTTGGACAGCAACTGCGTCGCCACGCCCACGGCACGCGAGGCGTCGGTGACGTAGACCACGGCGTCGTTGCTGTACTTCGGCTCGATCTTCACCGCGGTGTGCGCCTTGGATGTGGTCGCGCCACCGATCATCAGCGGCAGGTGGAAATCCTGACGCTGCATTTCGCGGGCAACGTGGACCATTTCGTCCAGCGACGGCGTGATCAGGCCGGACAGGCCGATGATGTCGCACTTCTGCTCTTTGGCGACCTGGAGGATTTTTTCCGCCGGGACCATCACACCCAGGTCAACGATGTCGTAGCCGTTACAGCCCAGCACCACGCCGACGATGTTCTTGCCGATGTCGTGCACGTCGCCTTTCACCGTAGCCATGAGGATCTTGCCCTTGGCTTCCGGCTTGTCGCCTTTTTCCAGCTCGATGAACGGGATCAGGTGCGCCACGGCTTGCTTCATCACGCGAGCGGATTTCACCACCTGTGGCAGGAACATTTTGCCGGCGCCGAACAGGTCGCCGACGATGTTCATGCCGGCCATCAGCGGCCCTTCGATGACTTCGATCGGGCGGCTGAACGACTGGCGCGACTCTTCGGTGTCTTCAACGATGTGGGTGGTGATGCCTTTGACCAGCGCATGTTCCAGACGCTTGTTGACGTCCCAGCTGCGCCACTCTTCGGTCTCGGCTTCCTTGACGCTGCCGTCGCCCTTGTACTTGTCGGCGATGGCGAGGAGGGCGTCGGTGCCTTCCGGCGTGCGGTTGAGGATCACGTCTTCAACGGCGTCACGCAGTTCCTGCGGGATCTGGTCGTAGATCTCCAGCTGACCGGCGTTGACGATGCCCATGGTCAGGCCGGCGCGGATTGCGTACAGCAGGAACACCGAGTGAATCGCCTCACGCACCGGGTTGTTGCCCCGGAACGAGAACGACACGTTGGACACACCACCGGAGCTCAGCGCGTACGGCAGCTCGTCACGGATGTAGGCACAGGCGTTGATGAAGTCCACCGCGTAGTTGTTGTGTTCTTCAATGCCGGTGGCGACGGCGAAGATGTTCGGGTCGAAGATGATGTCTTCCGGCGGGAAGCCGACGTCGTTGACCAGAATGTCGTAGGAGCGTTTGCAGATCTCTTTCTTGCGCGCTTCGGTGTCGGCCTGGCCGGCTTCGTCGAACGCCATCACCACCACCGCCGCGCCGTAGCGTTTGCACAGCTTGGCGTGGTGGATGAACTGCTCGACGCCTTCTTTCATGCTGATCGAGTTGACGATGCCCTTGCCCTGAATGCACTTCAGACCGGCTTCGATCACTTCCCATTTCGAGGAGTCGATCATGATCGGCACGCGGGAGATGTCCGGCTCACCGGCGATCAGATTGAGGAAGGTCACCATGGCCTTCTTCGAATCGAGCATCCCTTCGTCCATGTTGATGTCGATCACCTGCGCGCCGGCTTCGACCTGCTGCAGGGCGACTTCCAGGGCTTCGGTGTAGTTGTCTTCACGGATCAGCCGGGCGAATTTGGCGGAACCGGTGATGTTGGTCCGCTCGCCGACGTTGACGAACAGCGAGCTGCGATCGATGGTGAACGGTTCCAGACCCGAGAGGCGGCAGGCCTTGGGAATGTCCGGAATCTGCCGCGGCGCGTAACCGGCCACGGCGTTGGCGATGGCTTCGATGTGGCCCGGGGTGGTGCCGCAGCAACCGCCGACGATGTTCAGGAAACCGCTCTGGGCGAACTCTTCGATGACCTTGGCGGTTTGCGCCGGCAGCTCGTCGTACTCGCCGAATTCGTTCGGCAGGCCGGCGTTCGGGTGTGCCGAAACGTGGGTGCTGGCCTTGTCCGACAGCTCTTCCAGGTACGGGCGCAGTTCACGGGCGCCAAGGGCGCAGTTCAGGCCGACGGAAATCGGTTTGGCGTGGGCCACGGAGTTCCAGAACGCTTCGGTGGTCTGGCCCGACAGGGTGCGGCCGGAGGCGTCGGTGATGGTCCCGGAGATCATGATCGGCAGCTCGAAGCCCAACGCTTCGAACACCCCTTGCACGGCGAAGATCGCCGCTTTGGCGTTGAGGGTGTCGAAAATGGTTTCGATCAGGATCAGGTCGACGCCGCCCTCGATCAGGCCTTTGGTGGCCTCGGTGTAGTTCTCCACCAGTTCATCGAAGGTAACGTTGCGGTAGCCAGGGTTGTTGACGTCAGGCGACAGCGAGCAGGTGCGGCTGGTAGGGCCGAGCACGCCGGCGACGAAACGCGGCTTGGCCGGGTTCTCGGCGGTTTTGGCGTCGGCCACCTTGCGCGCCAGGCGTGCGCCCTCTACGTTTAATTCGTACGCCAGCGCTTCCATGCCATAGTCGGCCATGGAAATGCGCGTGGCGTTGAAGGTGTTGGTTTCCAGAATGTCGGCGCCGGCATCCAGGTAGGCTTTCTCGATGCCACCAATCACATCCGGACGGGTGATCACCAACAGGTCGTTGTTGCCTTTGACGTCACTCGGCCAGTCAGCGAAGCGTTTGCCACGATAATCCTGCTCTTCGAGCTTGTAGCTCTGGATCATCGTGCCCATGCCGCCGTCGAGAATCAGGATGCGCTCTTTGAGGGCTTGCTTGAGAGCTTGAAGGCGGACGCTGCGATCGGACATTTGGACTACTCGAAAAGACCATTACGAAGGGCCGGGATCATAACAAACCTGTGCGCTTTTAGAGCATGTGACGCTTTTTCATGAATATCGCTCATGTTGGTACGAGTGTCATACTGTAGAATCGCCGCGTTTTTTCCAGGATCGGGATCAAAGGCATGTCGTACCGCGTCATCAGCATTTTCTTGCTGTTCTTAAGCTGGGGCGCCATTGCGCAGGAGTCCACGATCTCGCCTCCGATTTCCTACAGCCGGGACATTCAACCGATCTTCACCGAGAAGTGCGTGGCCTGCCATGCGTGCTACGACTCCGCCTGTCAGCTCAATCTGGGCAGCGGCGAAGGTGCTGACCGTGGCGCCAGCAAGATGCCGGTCTACGACGGTGAACGCCCCCGGGCCGCGCCCACCACTCGACTGTTCTATGACGCCTTTGGTAAACGCGCCTGGCAGCAGAAGGGCTTCTATTCGGTGCTCGACGCCCAAGGCAGCCAGGCGGCGCTCATGGCCCGTATGCTGGAACTGGGCCACAAGACCCCGTTGACGCCCAACGCCAGGCTCCCCGACGAGATCGTGCTGGGCCTCAATCGCGAAACGATGTGTCCCATGCCTGCCGAATTCGAAGGCTACGCCGCTACGCATCCGAAAGAAGGCATGCCGCTGGCCGTCACCGGCCTGACCGATCAGCAATACCAGACCCTTCAACGCTGGCTGGCGTCCGGTGCGCCGATCGACGCGCAAGGCCTGGCGCCGAGTGCCAAAGAAGCCGTGCAGGTCATCCAGTGGGAAAACCTGCTCAACACCCCGGGGGCGCGGGAAAGTCTGGTCGGACGCTGGTTGTTCGAACACTGGTTCCTCGCGCACATCTACTTTAAGGACGGCGAGCCGGGGCATTACTTCCAGTGGGTGCGCTCGCGCACGCCGACGGGCCAGCCGATCGACCTGATCGCCACCCGTCGCCCGAATGACGACCCGGGCACCCAGATCTACTACCGCTTGTGGCCGGTGCAAGGGGTGATCGTGCACAAGACCCACATCACCTATCCGCTGAGCGCGGCGAAGAT
Coding sequences within it:
- the metH gene encoding methionine synthase, translating into MSDRSVRLQALKQALKERILILDGGMGTMIQSYKLEEQDYRGKRFADWPSDVKGNNDLLVITRPDVIGGIEKAYLDAGADILETNTFNATRISMADYGMEALAYELNVEGARLARKVADAKTAENPAKPRFVAGVLGPTSRTCSLSPDVNNPGYRNVTFDELVENYTEATKGLIEGGVDLILIETIFDTLNAKAAIFAVQGVFEALGFELPIMISGTITDASGRTLSGQTTEAFWNSVAHAKPISVGLNCALGARELRPYLEELSDKASTHVSAHPNAGLPNEFGEYDELPAQTAKVIEEFAQSGFLNIVGGCCGTTPGHIEAIANAVAGYAPRQIPDIPKACRLSGLEPFTIDRSSLFVNVGERTNITGSAKFARLIREDNYTEALEVALQQVEAGAQVIDINMDEGMLDSKKAMVTFLNLIAGEPDISRVPIMIDSSKWEVIEAGLKCIQGKGIVNSISMKEGVEQFIHHAKLCKRYGAAVVVMAFDEAGQADTEARKKEICKRSYDILVNDVGFPPEDIIFDPNIFAVATGIEEHNNYAVDFINACAYIRDELPYALSSGGVSNVSFSFRGNNPVREAIHSVFLLYAIRAGLTMGIVNAGQLEIYDQIPQELRDAVEDVILNRTPEGTDALLAIADKYKGDGSVKEAETEEWRSWDVNKRLEHALVKGITTHIVEDTEESRQSFSRPIEVIEGPLMAGMNIVGDLFGAGKMFLPQVVKSARVMKQAVAHLIPFIELEKGDKPEAKGKILMATVKGDVHDIGKNIVGVVLGCNGYDIVDLGVMVPAEKILQVAKEQKCDIIGLSGLITPSLDEMVHVAREMQRQDFHLPLMIGGATTSKAHTAVKIEPKYSNDAVVYVTDASRAVGVATQLLSKELKAGFVEKTRADYVDVRERTANRSARTERLSYAAAIAKKPQFDWAGYTPVKPTFTGTRVLDNIDLNVLAEYIDWTPFFISWDLAGKFPRILEDEVVGEAATALYKDAREMLTKLIDEKLISARAVFGFWPANQVHDDDIELYGDDGKPMARLHHLRQQIIKTDGKPNFSLADFVAPKDSEVTDYVGGFITTAGIGAEEVAKAYQDAGDDYNSIMVKALADRLAEACAEWLHQQVRKEHWGYAKDEVLDNEALIKEQYTGIRPAPGYPACPDHTEKATLFTLLDPEASEMRAGRSGVFLTEHYAMFPAAAVSGWYFAHPQAQYFAVGKIDKDQVQSYTSRKGQDLSVTERWLAPNLGYDN